Proteins encoded together in one Planctopirus ephydatiae window:
- a CDS encoding FAD-dependent oxidoreductase, whose product MIRPLRLWLMATFCATCSLAWAAEETVFVEAESFREPGGWSLDTQFITEMGSPYLLAHGLGNPVADATTTFKVTEGGKYRVYVRTKDWVARWKASGKPGRFQLLIDGQPLATEFGTESANWFWQPGGEVELKTGEHRLLLHDLTGFDGRCDAIVLTKSTQAPPAAAKELAAYRAKGLGLSETPTIKKGYDLVVVGGGYAGIGAALSAARMGCKVALIQDRGVLGGNGSSEVRVWSMGLIRRGKYPRVGEIVEEFCDHAKKSPGTADEFEDAKKERIVSAEDKIDLFLHTFANGVKKSQPARIDAVKAFNVKTGEQFEFWGKLFVDATGHGTIGAQAEAAWEMTDKGRMGMSNMWTWDEVRSPTTFPETPWALPLTMKDFPYPVDHHGQWFWESGYDKDPLQDAEGIRDWNLRAVFGAFNAMKNGDGAEKHRNAILTWVAFIGGPRESRRLTGDVVLTQEDIVSKREFPDGCVPSTWSIDLHYPKKQFADKFADNPFISIAVHDQRIDRAYGYPVPYRCFYSKDINNLFMAGRNISVTHEALGTTRVMKTCGMMGEVVGKAAYLCALHDCQPRDVYESYWKEMDTLLQLPGKARRESLSSDVVIPADAMSLPGPPGLDPTRMEGVVIDNRDAKISGNWTSGSGLNGYVGYEYLYAPANSGAKVKYSWKTAEEGLISFRLIYGAHENRGKAVPVTIQIGNSTRQVLVDMNKAPAGKDGSHELGRFEVKKGEEVFVEIGTENAGGVVHADALQLVKIVPPVKTSAP is encoded by the coding sequence ATGATTCGCCCCTTAAGACTCTGGTTGATGGCCACTTTCTGTGCGACCTGTTCCCTGGCCTGGGCTGCGGAAGAGACCGTATTCGTCGAAGCAGAAAGTTTTCGCGAGCCAGGCGGGTGGTCGCTCGATACTCAGTTCATTACAGAGATGGGATCACCCTATCTGTTGGCACATGGGTTGGGAAATCCTGTCGCGGATGCGACAACGACCTTCAAAGTGACTGAGGGTGGGAAGTACCGTGTCTATGTCCGAACTAAAGACTGGGTGGCTCGCTGGAAAGCCTCTGGCAAACCGGGCCGATTTCAATTGCTGATAGATGGCCAACCTCTGGCCACTGAGTTTGGAACAGAATCGGCAAACTGGTTCTGGCAACCTGGTGGGGAAGTCGAACTCAAAACCGGCGAGCATCGATTGTTGCTACATGATTTGACTGGGTTTGACGGTCGCTGCGATGCAATCGTATTGACGAAATCCACTCAGGCTCCACCGGCCGCAGCGAAAGAATTAGCAGCCTATCGCGCCAAAGGTTTAGGGCTCAGTGAAACCCCGACGATCAAGAAGGGTTACGACCTTGTTGTTGTCGGTGGCGGTTATGCGGGGATCGGTGCCGCACTCTCGGCAGCTCGGATGGGTTGTAAAGTCGCTCTGATCCAGGATCGGGGTGTATTGGGCGGAAATGGATCGAGTGAAGTTCGAGTCTGGTCGATGGGCCTGATTCGCCGGGGCAAATATCCCCGAGTGGGCGAGATCGTCGAAGAGTTCTGCGATCACGCGAAGAAATCGCCCGGCACTGCAGACGAATTCGAAGACGCAAAGAAGGAACGAATTGTCAGTGCTGAAGACAAGATCGATTTGTTTCTCCACACGTTTGCCAACGGGGTCAAAAAATCTCAGCCAGCACGGATTGACGCCGTCAAGGCGTTTAACGTCAAGACCGGCGAGCAATTCGAGTTCTGGGGTAAGCTCTTTGTCGATGCGACAGGTCATGGAACAATTGGTGCTCAAGCGGAGGCCGCCTGGGAGATGACCGACAAGGGCCGCATGGGCATGAGCAATATGTGGACATGGGATGAAGTCCGTTCTCCCACGACATTCCCGGAGACTCCGTGGGCGTTACCACTGACCATGAAGGATTTTCCTTACCCTGTGGATCATCACGGCCAGTGGTTCTGGGAGAGTGGTTACGACAAAGATCCTCTACAGGATGCTGAAGGGATTCGCGACTGGAACCTGCGAGCCGTCTTTGGTGCGTTTAACGCCATGAAGAATGGCGATGGAGCTGAGAAGCATCGAAATGCCATTCTGACCTGGGTGGCATTTATCGGCGGGCCGCGAGAATCACGCCGATTAACGGGTGATGTGGTGCTGACTCAGGAGGATATTGTCAGTAAACGAGAGTTCCCGGATGGCTGCGTGCCGAGTACCTGGAGCATTGATCTGCACTATCCCAAGAAGCAGTTTGCCGACAAATTTGCCGACAATCCTTTCATTTCGATCGCTGTGCATGATCAGCGCATCGATCGGGCTTACGGTTATCCCGTTCCTTATCGCTGCTTCTATTCGAAAGATATCAACAACCTCTTTATGGCAGGGCGGAATATCAGTGTCACGCATGAAGCCTTAGGGACAACCCGCGTGATGAAGACCTGCGGCATGATGGGCGAAGTTGTCGGCAAAGCAGCCTATCTATGTGCATTACATGACTGTCAGCCGCGTGATGTTTATGAAAGCTACTGGAAGGAGATGGATACACTCCTCCAATTGCCTGGCAAAGCCCGCCGAGAATCACTTTCGAGCGATGTCGTTATTCCAGCAGATGCGATGTCATTACCCGGGCCACCGGGGCTCGATCCAACCCGGATGGAAGGCGTCGTGATTGATAACCGCGATGCCAAAATTTCTGGCAACTGGACGAGTGGCAGTGGTCTCAATGGGTATGTGGGTTATGAATACCTTTACGCACCTGCCAACTCGGGCGCTAAGGTCAAGTACTCGTGGAAGACGGCTGAAGAAGGGCTGATTTCATTCCGGTTGATTTATGGGGCTCATGAAAATCGGGGGAAGGCCGTCCCGGTCACCATCCAGATTGGCAATTCGACCAGGCAGGTACTGGTCGATATGAACAAAGCCCCTGCCGGGAAAGATGGCTCGCATGAGCTTGGTCGCTTCGAGGTCAAAAAAGGTGAAGAGGTCTTTGTCGAGATTGGAACCGAGAATGCTGGAGGTGTTGTACATGCCGATGCACTTCAACTGGTGAAGATCGTTCCGCCAGTGAAGACTTCTGCCCCATGA